The Fulvivirga ligni genome window below encodes:
- a CDS encoding helix-turn-helix domain-containing protein, with translation MNVTSSDNIFYNIFFQLAFMGARMKERDKKRLEQFRENLIRLREERQLSQRGLSYICDVTHSKISRLESNPDSNLSLTTLFELARGLGVHPKELIDYKFDF, from the coding sequence TTGAATGTTACTAGTTCTGATAACATTTTTTATAATATTTTCTTTCAGCTTGCCTTTATGGGCGCAAGAATGAAAGAAAGGGATAAGAAAAGGCTAGAGCAGTTTAGAGAAAATTTAATTCGTTTAAGAGAAGAAAGACAATTAAGCCAAAGAGGTTTGTCTTATATATGTGATGTGACTCATTCGAAAATAAGTCGACTTGAGAGTAATCCAGATAGCAATTTAAGTTTAACTACACTTTTCGAATTAGCGCGTGGCTTGGGTGTCCATCCTAAAGAGCTTATTGACTATAAATTTGATTTCTGA
- a CDS encoding SusC/RagA family TonB-linked outer membrane protein, which produces MKTFLPLIILIWCSHWLYAQSPSSITFAGRVIAAADSLPLPGASVTIKGSIRGTITDSEGTFTLSVPVGSTVVFSYIGYQSREHLISNPTSNFTIALTEDYMTLGEVEIYSTGYEEIPVELATGSYEQINQQLLNRGVGTDVVSRLEGITSGLLFDRRLVGAGSAYGNDYRNLRIRGVSSISSETQPLIVVDNFPYEGDINSINPNDIESITVLKDAAAASIWGAQAANGVIVITTNKGGYEQPLQVQFSAQARMSPAPDLYANPNYLPSEAFISVEQSLFDQGYYDSDAASSYQPLLSPAVEIRLAQREGSISSQEAEGQLNQLRQQDVRQDMKELFYQNSLSQQYAINLQGGHAKASYYLSGGYDAVQANTIGNDMERFTLTARNTFRPIKPLQIQTGIYLSRQSQENNAMPWGTYASRYPYNQLINAAGEPLPVGKDYRLPYVASAEDSSLLNWQYYPVEEQRLMDNSSHQLQQRLNLSVQYEFLPETRLTLSYQYQQQQGGDTRELISEDSYYVRNLINRFTDESGSHFPAGDILQLSHQQLQSQVGRLQMNTHRGFGDGHEITALAGAEVREVHGQGSSYEYLGYDDDVLTTTSNIDYLTYFNTLPAGRARISPPSTSLSDETDRYISYYGNAAYTLRQRYTVSGSARWDASNLFGVKTNQKGVPLWSAGLAWTMSKENFYQLPWLSYLRLRATYGYNGNINKQATAFVTSQYLSPYLTNFQVAEVQSPGNPQLRWEKVGVVNVGLDFKAFENRLSGGFEYYHKKGEDLLGRQALDPTTGFSLQQDAGYLANYANTGTNGWDLNLNSLNINRQISWQTNIILSHAVTRLTSFDDEANNASIYAYFNNSTLKLKEDSNIDALYALPWHGLDPNTGAPIVMVDGQESTDYATYFQDLTFEDLKEVGLTVPSYFGAVRNTLRWKNLSLSANITFKLNYVFRRNSIDYQSLFSQSQGHIDYLERWQQPGDEQHTNVPSMPSVAESSSYRDYAYLYSEKLVEKGDHIRLQDIRAAYTFQSGNKSWFKSLECYLYASNLGFIWRANNLGLDPDYPSAQILPTPVYAIGTSITF; this is translated from the coding sequence ATGAAAACATTTTTACCCCTAATTATACTCATATGGTGTAGTCATTGGCTATACGCCCAATCACCGTCATCCATTACCTTTGCAGGTAGAGTAATCGCAGCCGCAGACAGCCTCCCTTTACCTGGGGCGTCGGTCACAATAAAAGGAAGCATCCGCGGTACTATCACCGACAGTGAAGGTACTTTTACCCTATCGGTACCCGTCGGCAGTACCGTGGTGTTTTCCTACATCGGCTACCAAAGTCGTGAACACCTGATTAGCAACCCCACTTCCAATTTTACCATAGCCCTGACAGAAGATTATATGACCCTGGGTGAAGTAGAGATCTACTCAACCGGCTATGAAGAAATACCGGTAGAGCTGGCCACCGGCTCCTATGAGCAAATCAACCAGCAGCTGCTGAACCGCGGGGTGGGCACTGATGTGGTAAGCAGGCTAGAAGGCATAACCAGCGGCCTTTTGTTCGATCGCAGGCTTGTAGGTGCAGGCAGCGCCTATGGCAATGATTATCGTAACCTCCGCATCCGTGGTGTCAGCAGCATCAGTAGTGAAACCCAGCCACTAATAGTGGTAGATAACTTCCCCTATGAAGGAGACATCAACAGCATCAATCCTAATGATATAGAAAGCATCACTGTGCTGAAAGATGCGGCCGCGGCCTCCATCTGGGGTGCCCAGGCTGCTAACGGCGTCATAGTGATTACCACCAACAAAGGTGGTTATGAACAACCACTACAAGTGCAATTTAGCGCCCAGGCCAGGATGTCTCCTGCCCCTGATCTGTACGCCAACCCAAATTACTTGCCTTCAGAGGCTTTTATCTCTGTAGAGCAAAGCCTTTTCGATCAGGGCTATTATGATAGTGATGCCGCCAGCAGCTACCAGCCGTTATTGTCGCCGGCGGTAGAAATTAGGCTGGCCCAGCGAGAAGGATCAATATCAAGTCAGGAAGCGGAGGGGCAACTCAACCAGCTTCGCCAACAGGATGTAAGACAAGATATGAAAGAACTGTTCTACCAGAATAGTCTCTCACAACAATATGCCATCAACTTGCAAGGCGGTCATGCCAAGGCCAGCTATTATCTATCCGGTGGCTATGATGCGGTACAAGCCAACACTATCGGCAATGATATGGAGCGCTTTACCTTGACGGCGCGTAATACTTTCCGCCCTATCAAGCCATTGCAAATTCAAACCGGCATCTATCTTTCCAGGCAATCACAAGAAAACAACGCCATGCCCTGGGGCACTTACGCTTCTCGCTACCCCTATAACCAGCTCATTAATGCGGCAGGAGAACCGTTGCCAGTAGGTAAGGATTATCGGCTACCATATGTAGCCAGCGCAGAAGATAGCAGCCTGCTGAACTGGCAGTATTATCCGGTAGAAGAACAGCGGCTGATGGACAACAGCTCACACCAGCTACAGCAGCGCCTTAATCTGTCCGTACAATATGAGTTTCTGCCAGAAACACGTCTCACCCTCTCCTACCAATACCAACAGCAGCAAGGTGGTGATACCAGAGAACTGATCAGCGAGGATAGCTATTACGTGCGCAACCTCATCAACCGGTTTACTGATGAAAGCGGTAGCCATTTTCCTGCCGGAGACATTTTACAGCTGAGCCACCAGCAGTTACAATCTCAAGTAGGTAGATTACAGATGAACACCCACCGTGGTTTTGGAGATGGCCATGAGATCACCGCCCTGGCGGGAGCCGAGGTGCGTGAGGTACACGGTCAGGGCAGCAGCTATGAGTATTTGGGCTATGATGATGATGTACTCACCACCACCAGCAATATCGACTACCTCACTTACTTCAATACCTTGCCAGCTGGCAGGGCCAGAATATCGCCTCCCAGTACTTCCCTTTCTGATGAAACTGACCGCTATATCTCTTACTATGGTAACGCTGCCTATACTTTGCGTCAGCGCTACACGGTATCTGGCAGTGCACGGTGGGATGCTTCTAACTTGTTTGGTGTGAAGACCAATCAAAAAGGGGTGCCGTTATGGTCTGCTGGCCTGGCCTGGACCATGAGCAAGGAAAACTTTTATCAATTGCCCTGGCTCTCTTACCTCAGGCTGAGAGCCACCTACGGTTACAACGGCAATATCAACAAACAGGCGACGGCCTTCGTCACCTCACAATACCTTTCGCCTTACCTGACCAACTTTCAGGTGGCAGAAGTGCAGAGCCCCGGCAATCCGCAGCTGCGCTGGGAGAAAGTGGGTGTAGTCAATGTTGGTTTGGATTTTAAAGCTTTTGAAAATCGCCTTTCTGGTGGTTTTGAATATTATCACAAGAAAGGAGAAGATCTATTGGGCCGTCAGGCGCTGGACCCTACCACAGGCTTTTCATTGCAGCAAGATGCCGGCTACCTGGCCAACTACGCTAACACCGGTACCAATGGTTGGGATCTCAACCTGAATAGCTTAAATATCAATAGGCAGATCAGCTGGCAAACCAACATTATTTTAAGCCACGCGGTAACACGCTTAACCTCTTTTGATGATGAAGCCAATAATGCGTCTATCTATGCCTATTTTAACAACAGCACTTTAAAGCTCAAAGAGGACAGCAACATAGATGCGCTCTATGCTTTACCCTGGCATGGTCTTGATCCCAACACCGGCGCCCCCATCGTAATGGTTGATGGTCAGGAAAGCACTGATTATGCCACCTACTTTCAAGACCTCACTTTTGAAGACCTTAAAGAAGTAGGACTCACCGTACCCTCCTACTTTGGGGCGGTTCGCAATACTTTGCGCTGGAAGAATCTGAGCCTGAGTGCTAACATTACTTTCAAACTGAATTATGTATTCAGACGGAACAGCATAGATTACCAAAGTTTGTTCAGCCAAAGTCAAGGCCACATCGACTATCTGGAGCGCTGGCAGCAACCTGGTGATGAGCAACATACCAATGTGCCTTCTATGCCTTCAGTAGCTGAAAGCTCCAGCTACCGTGACTACGCCTATCTCTACTCTGAAAAACTGGTAGAAAAAGGAGATCATATACGCCTGCAAGATATCCGAGCAGCCTACACCTTTCAGTCGGGAAACAAGTCATGGTTTAAAAGTCTGGAATGTTACCTCTATGCCAGTAACCTCGGCTTTATCTGGCGGGCAAATAATCTTGGATTAGACCCAGACTATCCGTCGGCACAGATATTACCTACCCCGGTATATGCTATTGGCACCTCTATCACATTTTAA
- a CDS encoding RagB/SusD family nutrient uptake outer membrane protein, protein MKTLSYIFLLAITIMVCACDQEEWLDIRSNKKQVVPTTLQDHQALLDHVKKMNAVFPSLGEVGTDDYYVSQEDWEAMTSGVALIQHQAYVWAEQVFQPEDQVPSWNYPYTTIYYANVVLDGMKDFSPTAAETETYHQVVGSAYFYRAWTFYQLAQIFCPPYEAATAAEKPGLPLRLEADINIPSKRASLQRTYDQILEDLNAALPLLPDTPLEATRPSKASVYALIAKLFLQTGEYDLALTAADNSLQLFSTLMDYNTIDASAAYPFQPLNPETLFYNRMSYVSTGTLSSRRLKIAPDLINSYEEHDLRKTLFYKQSGDEYQYRGSYDGGNFFAMYFFSGMAADELYLIRSECHARAGHSSQALDDLNTLLSARYETGHFEPVAITDEDELLNRILLERRKELVFRGIRWADLRRYQAIDQQDISITRQIGDQEYQLPSGDPRWTLPLPYNVISLTNMEQNER, encoded by the coding sequence ATGAAAACTTTATCCTATATATTTTTACTCGCCATAACGATTATGGTATGCGCCTGCGATCAGGAAGAATGGCTAGACATACGCAGTAACAAAAAGCAGGTGGTGCCCACCACCTTGCAGGATCACCAGGCCCTGCTAGACCATGTAAAAAAGATGAATGCCGTTTTCCCATCATTAGGGGAAGTGGGTACTGATGACTATTATGTAAGTCAGGAAGATTGGGAGGCCATGACCAGTGGCGTGGCCTTAATCCAGCATCAAGCATATGTATGGGCGGAGCAGGTATTTCAACCGGAAGATCAGGTGCCCAGCTGGAACTATCCCTACACCACCATATACTATGCTAATGTGGTGTTAGATGGCATGAAGGATTTCTCACCCACCGCAGCAGAGACTGAGACTTATCATCAGGTGGTGGGCTCGGCTTATTTCTACCGGGCCTGGACCTTCTACCAGCTGGCACAGATCTTTTGTCCACCCTATGAAGCCGCCACGGCTGCTGAAAAGCCCGGCCTGCCCCTACGTCTGGAAGCAGACATCAACATCCCTTCTAAAAGAGCCAGCCTACAGCGTACTTATGATCAAATTTTAGAAGACCTTAACGCTGCACTACCGCTGTTACCTGATACTCCCTTGGAGGCCACCCGCCCTTCCAAAGCATCAGTATATGCCCTGATCGCTAAACTGTTTTTGCAGACTGGTGAGTATGACTTAGCGCTGACAGCAGCCGATAATAGCCTACAGCTTTTCTCTACGTTAATGGATTATAATACCATAGATGCCAGTGCGGCCTATCCTTTTCAACCACTCAATCCTGAAACGCTATTTTATAACAGGATGAGCTATGTCTCTACCGGCACCTTATCGAGCAGGCGTCTGAAAATAGCACCCGACCTGATCAACAGCTATGAGGAGCATGACTTACGGAAAACTCTGTTCTACAAACAGTCAGGTGATGAATATCAATATCGAGGCTCCTATGATGGTGGCAATTTTTTCGCTATGTATTTCTTCAGTGGTATGGCGGCTGATGAATTGTACCTGATCCGCAGTGAGTGCCATGCCCGTGCGGGCCATAGCAGCCAGGCACTGGATGACCTTAATACGTTATTGAGCGCTCGTTATGAAACCGGCCACTTCGAGCCAGTGGCTATCACTGACGAAGACGAGTTGCTGAACAGAATCCTTCTGGAAAGGCGCAAGGAGTTGGTGTTTCGAGGTATTCGATGGGCAGATCTGAGGCGTTATCAGGCTATTGACCAGCAGGACATCTCTATCACCCGCCAAATCGGTGATCAAGAATACCAATTGCCTTCTGGTGATCCACGCTGGACACTGCCTCTTCCCTACAATGTCATTTCACTAACTAATATGGAACAGAATGAAAGGTAG
- a CDS encoding TlpA family protein disulfide reductase translates to MKGRYLMIASVCFIICFIPWEGSPAYGQEMHIGDVMPEIKLNRYMSSGEPIEIKSFKDKWIIIDFWSALCSGCMNSLAQMDVLQKAYPEQLQVILVNNKDRPDLTRQVFEKKGWELPSLLSTTQPLLDDMFPHHTYPHQVWINPEGIIQAITHETYALPQVVKEVLGGQPLAMKLKQDVAGDIQKPLLSMQDGRLPYYYSAITPYMDKVSSGILNDRGNLVYSNQSALHLLQAAYGLSSYTAMLHTRLEVSDNKRSQLVAPPQGSTMDSINAFFQWFRDNTYCYNLYMPENDLKDSKEIMKRDMNLFFEQHLDLAISWETRPTTCLVLKKTNEPVTPADLKGLNALKLENKPIRKIVTFLQVHLKDSGYLIIDETGMMDNVSLSFSGDLNDLDNIQKELQAQGFNLEKATRNLPMLVVTEKLNH, encoded by the coding sequence ATGAAAGGTAGGTATTTAATGATAGCGTCGGTATGCTTCATCATATGCTTTATACCATGGGAGGGATCTCCTGCTTATGGTCAGGAAATGCATATTGGTGATGTCATGCCGGAGATCAAGCTAAACCGATATATGAGTTCAGGAGAGCCCATCGAGATCAAGTCCTTCAAAGATAAATGGATCATCATTGATTTTTGGAGCGCGTTGTGCAGTGGCTGCATGAATTCATTAGCACAAATGGATGTCTTACAAAAGGCTTACCCTGAGCAACTACAGGTAATATTGGTAAATAACAAAGACCGCCCTGACCTCACCAGACAGGTATTTGAAAAGAAAGGTTGGGAGCTACCGTCACTACTTAGCACCACCCAGCCACTGCTTGATGATATGTTTCCGCACCACACTTACCCTCATCAGGTTTGGATTAATCCTGAAGGCATCATCCAAGCCATCACTCATGAGACTTATGCTTTGCCTCAGGTGGTGAAAGAAGTGTTGGGTGGTCAACCGCTAGCCATGAAGCTAAAGCAAGATGTTGCCGGTGATATTCAGAAACCTTTGCTCTCTATGCAAGACGGTAGATTGCCCTATTACTATTCTGCTATTACACCGTATATGGATAAAGTCAGCTCTGGGATATTGAACGATCGTGGTAATTTGGTATACAGTAACCAGAGTGCACTACACCTTCTGCAGGCTGCCTATGGCCTATCATCTTATACCGCCATGCTTCACACCCGCCTGGAAGTATCTGACAACAAACGCTCTCAACTGGTAGCACCTCCACAAGGCAGTACGATGGATAGCATCAATGCTTTCTTTCAATGGTTTAGGGATAATACCTATTGCTATAATCTCTATATGCCTGAAAACGATCTGAAAGATTCAAAGGAAATAATGAAAAGAGATATGAATCTGTTTTTTGAGCAGCATTTAGATTTAGCAATAAGCTGGGAAACAAGGCCTACAACATGTTTGGTTTTAAAGAAAACCAATGAACCAGTAACACCTGCTGATCTGAAAGGTCTCAACGCTCTTAAGCTTGAGAACAAACCTATCAGAAAAATCGTGACCTTTTTACAAGTTCACCTCAAGGATAGTGGTTATCTGATCATTGATGAAACGGGAATGATGGACAATGTCTCGCTATCTTTCTCTGGTGATCTGAATGATCTTGACAACATCCAGAAAGAATTGCAGGCTCAAGGATTTAACTTGGAGAAAGCCACGCGGAATCTACCCATGCTGGTAGTGACTGAGAAGCTCAATCATTAA
- a CDS encoding DUF6520 family protein translates to MKNLIKTMSIMALILTVISAFAFKPTMSSEEDTTWFALEADGDIVTPALSSDPGCDMGSIYCAVQFDNSELNNGQPPISNVEDAGAASHYRKVTKFD, encoded by the coding sequence ATGAAAAATCTAATTAAAACAATGTCTATAATGGCTTTAATATTAACTGTGATCAGTGCTTTTGCTTTCAAGCCCACAATGTCCTCAGAAGAGGATACCACTTGGTTTGCTTTGGAGGCGGACGGCGATATTGTTACCCCCGCGTTGTCATCAGATCCAGGGTGTGACATGGGCAGTATTTATTGTGCCGTACAGTTTGATAACAGTGAACTTAACAACGGACAACCTCCTATATCTAATGTAGAAGATGCTGGTGCTGCTTCACATTATAGGAAGGTGACCAAGTTCGATTAA
- a CDS encoding sigma-70 family RNA polymerase sigma factor gives MVSFSKDHLILLLLSQDDGKALSLLQEIYGSELLALAYGMVEIKEEAEDILQEVYLTIWEKRHRLKLTPPIRNYLTKMVINACIDYFRNAHTRKASQTDQSLELQPAITNTNNSNFILLKDMLKKTKAELPPRTRIAFILSRSLNMSYKEIAYTWAYPRKE, from the coding sequence ATGGTATCATTTTCAAAAGATCACTTGATTTTACTCTTGTTATCGCAAGATGATGGTAAAGCTTTAAGCTTGTTGCAGGAAATCTATGGGTCAGAGCTATTGGCATTAGCCTATGGCATGGTAGAAATAAAGGAGGAAGCAGAAGATATATTGCAGGAAGTATATCTTACAATTTGGGAGAAGAGGCACCGCCTCAAATTAACTCCCCCCATTAGAAATTATTTAACAAAAATGGTCATTAATGCTTGTATAGACTATTTTAGAAACGCTCATACACGTAAAGCTTCCCAAACAGACCAGTCACTAGAATTACAACCTGCGATCACTAACACTAATAACAGTAATTTCATATTGCTTAAAGATATGCTCAAAAAAACCAAAGCAGAGCTTCCCCCAAGAACCAGAATTGCCTTTATATTAAGTAGGAGCTTAAATATGTCTTACAAGGAGATAGCCTATACATGGGCATATCCCAGAAAGGAGTAG
- a CDS encoding FecR domain-containing protein — protein MESTYYIELIYKSLMGDISPEEKAQLNGWRKKDVKHEKEYLELKQVWNNALELPNYSNQQIQKISLDIRRQERERHTLKTKSIAEKLKWSWFTALFLALLCCSLTILYLAKPFPNTMGGMSDFSLDKAILWMPDSSYVTLRKGSTFQFEYSEKKRKVFLKGEGFFVVDQDDQRPFIIYSGNSIIEAQASRFFIRHIDDMPFRVVLVDSGNLEVAHNGKEVLLNEHYDMAIIRSGLKKERLVKDNSHRWYYD, from the coding sequence ATGGAATCAACTTACTACATAGAATTAATTTACAAATCATTAATGGGCGACATCAGTCCAGAGGAAAAAGCTCAGTTAAACGGCTGGCGTAAGAAGGATGTAAAGCACGAAAAAGAATACCTTGAATTAAAACAGGTATGGAATAATGCCCTAGAGCTCCCAAATTATAGCAATCAGCAAATACAGAAAATTTCGCTGGATATTAGAAGGCAAGAAAGAGAAAGGCACACGCTAAAGACTAAGTCAATCGCTGAAAAACTAAAATGGTCATGGTTTACAGCATTATTTCTTGCACTGCTATGCTGTAGCCTTACCATATTATATTTGGCCAAACCATTTCCAAATACCATGGGCGGCATGTCTGACTTTTCACTGGATAAGGCTATTTTGTGGATGCCTGATAGTAGCTATGTTACGTTGAGGAAAGGGTCAACCTTTCAATTTGAGTATTCAGAAAAGAAACGCAAAGTATTCTTGAAAGGAGAAGGTTTTTTTGTAGTAGATCAGGATGATCAAAGGCCATTTATCATTTATTCCGGTAATAGTATCATAGAGGCACAAGCTAGTCGGTTTTTTATACGTCATATCGATGATATGCCATTTAGAGTAGTTCTAGTTGACTCAGGAAATTTAGAAGTAGCACATAATGGTAAAGAAGTACTATTAAATGAACATTACGATATGGCTATTATAAGAAGTGGATTAAAAAAAGAGAGGCTCGTGAAAGACAACAGCCACAGGTGGTACTATGATTGA